CGCTTCCCCTGCGACGAGGTCTATGGCCTGCACAACAACCCCAACGGCGCGCCGGGCAAGCTGACGATCTGCAAGGGCGCGGCGATGGCGGGGGCGCAGTTCTTCGACATCCGGATCAAGGGGCAGGGCAGCCATGCCGCCATGCCGCATCAGTCACGCGATGCGCTGGTCATCGCCGCCGCGCTGGTGGGAGAGCTTCAGACCATCCTCAGCCGGAACATCCCCGCGCAAGAGGCCTGCGTTCTGTCGGTGACGCAGATCCATGCGGGATCGGCCTATAACGTCGTCCCGGAAGAGGCGCATCTGGCCGGCACCATCCGCTATTTCAAGGACGATATCCGCGATCTGGCCGAGGCGCGGATGGCCGCGCTGTGCCGTGGGTTCGCCGAAGCCTATGGGGTGGAGATCGATCTGGACAGCCGCAACATCTTCGACGTGCTGGAGAACGACCCCGACCTGTCAGACGCCTATCTGGGCGCCGCGGCCGAGGTTCTGGGCCCCGACAACGTGGCCGAGATCGACCGCCCCCTGACCGGGTCCGAGGATTTCGCGGATATGCTCAAGGTCGTTCCCGGCGCCTATTGCATGCTGGGCCATTCGGGCACCGCGCCGCTCCACAGCCCCGCCTTCGTCTTGGGGCAAGAGATCCTGCCGATGGGGGCCTCGGTCCTCGCCCGGCTGGCGGAGAAGCGGTTGCCGCTGGCGGACTGACCCGGCTCAGTCGCCCGGGGACACCGGGTCGATCGGCCGGCAGCCAAGGTTCAACCGGTCCTCGATCGCCAGCGCCACCTGCAACAGCCGCGCCTCGCCCCGCGGCGGGCCGATCAGTTGCAGCCCGACCGGCAGGTCCCCCGCGGTAAAGCCCGCAGGCATCGACAGGGCGGGCAGGGTCGTCGTGGTCGACAGGAACGAAAAGCGCAGCCAGTCGATGTAATCGGACAGCGGTTCGCCATCGACGACGGTGGGATATTCCTCTTCGACCGGGCCGGGGGCGATGCCGGTGACGGGGATCGCCAGCACGTCGAAGCCCTCTAGGAAGCTGCGCATCGCGTGGTAGAGCACCGTGCGTTGGCGCATCGCATCGTAGATCTGTTCGGTCGTCACCTGCAGGCCAAAGGCGGTGTTTTCGGCCAGTGTCCGCTTGAAATGCGCCCGGACATGGTCGGGCAGGCGCGCATTGACCGCGCCGTAATGCATGCCCCGAAGTGTGGCGTAGGTGTCGTAAAGCCCCGGCAGATCGGGGCAGGCATTCTCGACCGCTACCCCTTCACCGGCGATCGCCTCCATCGCGCCGCGCAGGACCGTGCGGATATCGCCCTCGACGGGGGCAAAGCCGTTCTGGTCCTCGGAAAACGCGATGCGGATCTCGCCCGGCGGCTGGTCCAGCGCCGCCTGGAACCCGGTGGCCGGTTCTTCGATGGAAATCGGGTGGCGCGGGTCGAACCCCGCCATCGCGTCGAGAAAGAGCGCGGTGTCGCGGATGTCCCGCGCCATCGGACCCTGAACGGCCTCCAGGGCAAAGGCGGTGTCGGCCGGCGCGCCACCGCATCGCCCGGGGCTTGGCCGAAACCCGATCACCCCGCAAAAGGCCGCCGGCGTGCGCAGCGATCCGGCAAGGTCGGATCCGTGGCTTAGCCAGACTTCCCCGGTGGCCAGCGACACCGCCGCCCCGCCAGAGGACCCGCCCGCGTTGCGCCCGGTGTCCCAAGGGTTCCGGGTGCTGCCGAAGACCGCGTTGAAGGCGTTGCCGCCCGCGCCGAATTCCGGCGTGT
The genomic region above belongs to Rhodovulum sp. P5 and contains:
- a CDS encoding amidase, which gives rise to MPYADASFTGPDLCALPAREAVRLLKSAEVSPSELLEAAWQRMEQVEPLVNATVIRNDDRARAAIASLPARADRNAGARGWLAGLPIGIKDLINVAGMRATYGSPALADFVPEESDPLIDRLEERGAIIAGKTNTPEFGAGGNAFNAVFGSTRNPWDTGRNAGGSSGGAAVSLATGEVWLSHGSDLAGSLRTPAAFCGVIGFRPSPGRCGGAPADTAFALEAVQGPMARDIRDTALFLDAMAGFDPRHPISIEEPATGFQAALDQPPGEIRIAFSEDQNGFAPVEGDIRTVLRGAMEAIAGEGVAVENACPDLPGLYDTYATLRGMHYGAVNARLPDHVRAHFKRTLAENTAFGLQVTTEQIYDAMRQRTVLYHAMRSFLEGFDVLAIPVTGIAPGPVEEEYPTVVDGEPLSDYIDWLRFSFLSTTTTLPALSMPAGFTAGDLPVGLQLIGPPRGEARLLQVALAIEDRLNLGCRPIDPVSPGD
- a CDS encoding M20 aminoacylase family protein yields the protein MTLIAEIEAETADLVGIFEDLHAHPELGFAEARTAGIVADRLRAWGVDEVHEGIGGTGVVGLIRGRGKGNRCVGLRADMDALPITEASGVPYVSGTTGTMHACGHDGHTTMLLGAAKYLAATRDFDGTVMLIFQPAEEGLGGARRMLAEGLFERFPCDEVYGLHNNPNGAPGKLTICKGAAMAGAQFFDIRIKGQGSHAAMPHQSRDALVIAAALVGELQTILSRNIPAQEACVLSVTQIHAGSAYNVVPEEAHLAGTIRYFKDDIRDLAEARMAALCRGFAEAYGVEIDLDSRNIFDVLENDPDLSDAYLGAAAEVLGPDNVAEIDRPLTGSEDFADMLKVVPGAYCMLGHSGTAPLHSPAFVLGQEILPMGASVLARLAEKRLPLAD